From Cellulomonas fimi ATCC 484, a single genomic window includes:
- a CDS encoding beta-ketoacyl-ACP synthase III, with protein sequence MTRPTLTQATGPAHSRILGIGGVRGERVVPNDDLVGPIDSSDEWIRQRTGIVTRRRAGEGTDVLDLAEGAARAAIENAGLTGADIDAVILSTVTYFHQTPAGAAIIADRIGATPAAAYDISAACAGYCYGIGQADALVRAGAARHVLVIGAEKMSEFVDPTDRSISFLLGDGAGAVVIGPSDTPGIGPTVWGSDGAQAQAIRQTHSWLATRDEGAGWPTLRQEGQSVFKWAVWQMAPVAQKALDAAGVTADQIDAFVPHQANMRIIDQMIKQLKLPETVVVGRDIADTGNTSAASIPLATERLLREGQVSSGALALQIGFGAGLVYAAQVVVLP encoded by the coding sequence GTGACCCGACCCACCCTGACGCAGGCGACCGGCCCCGCGCACTCGCGCATCCTCGGCATCGGTGGCGTGCGCGGCGAGCGCGTCGTCCCGAACGACGACCTCGTCGGCCCCATCGACTCCTCCGACGAGTGGATCCGCCAGCGGACCGGCATCGTCACGCGCCGCCGTGCGGGCGAGGGAACCGACGTGCTCGACCTCGCCGAGGGCGCCGCGCGCGCCGCGATCGAGAACGCCGGCCTCACGGGGGCCGACATCGACGCCGTGATCCTGTCGACCGTCACGTACTTCCACCAGACGCCCGCCGGCGCCGCGATCATCGCGGACCGGATCGGTGCGACCCCGGCCGCGGCCTACGACATCTCCGCGGCCTGCGCGGGCTACTGCTACGGCATCGGCCAGGCCGACGCGCTGGTCCGCGCGGGCGCCGCGCGGCACGTGCTGGTCATCGGTGCCGAGAAGATGAGCGAGTTCGTCGACCCGACGGACCGCAGCATCTCCTTCCTGCTCGGCGACGGCGCCGGCGCGGTCGTCATCGGCCCGTCCGACACCCCCGGCATCGGCCCGACCGTCTGGGGCTCGGACGGTGCGCAGGCGCAGGCGATCCGCCAGACGCACTCGTGGCTCGCGACGCGCGACGAGGGTGCCGGCTGGCCGACCCTGCGCCAGGAGGGCCAGTCCGTGTTCAAGTGGGCCGTCTGGCAGATGGCCCCGGTCGCGCAGAAGGCCCTCGACGCGGCCGGCGTGACGGCCGACCAGATCGACGCCTTCGTCCCGCACCAGGCGAACATGCGGATCATCGACCAGATGATCAAGCAGCTCAAGCTGCCCGAGACGGTCGTCGTCGGGCGTGACATCGCCGACACCGGCAACACCTCCGCGGCGTCGATCCCGCTGGCCACGGAGCGTCTGCTCCGCGAGGGCCAGGTGAGCAGCGGCGCGCTCGCCCTGCAGATCGGGTTCGGTGCCGGGCTCGTCTACGCCGCGCAGGTCGTCGTCCTGCCCTGA
- a CDS encoding acyl carrier protein: MAYSEQEILAGLAEIVSEETGLPTDSVLPEKSFTDDLDIDSLSMMTIVTLAEEKFDVRIPDDEVKNLATVGDAVSFIAGAQS; encoded by the coding sequence ATGGCGTACAGCGAGCAGGAGATCCTGGCCGGTCTGGCCGAGATCGTGAGCGAGGAGACGGGCCTGCCCACCGACTCGGTCCTGCCGGAGAAGTCCTTCACCGACGACCTCGACATCGACTCGCTGTCGATGATGACGATCGTCACGCTCGCCGAGGAGAAGTTCGACGTGCGCATCCCCGACGACGAGGTCAAGAACCTCGCGACCGTGGGCGACGCCGTCTCGTTCATCGCAGGCGCGCAGTCCTGA